DNA from Acidobacteriota bacterium:
CGCCCTTCGAGATGCCGTCGTGGGCCACTGGGTCGAGGACGACGCCGAAGTCGAGGCCGAAGCCGGCGCCCGGTGACATCTCCTTGACATCGCGGGGCAGGTGGTTCAGGTGCATCAGCCTGACGGTCGAGGGCGCCAGGATGCGCACGCCATCCAGTTCGCCGCCGTTGAGCAGCATCTGGGAGAACCGCATGTAGTCCATCGTGGTCGACACCAGGCCGCCTCCTCCGGAGAGGTGAGCGGGCGGATCGAAGTAGCTGCGGCGTCCGCCGAAGCCCTCCTGGGCCAGCAGCTTGCCGTCCTCGTCGTGAGTGTAGACCTGGGCGAAGCGGTCCGCCTTGTCCGCGGCTACGTGGAAGGCGGTGTCGTTCATGCCCAGCGGGACGAACAGGCGTTCGTTCAGGAACTCGTCGAAGGGTTGGCCCGACAGGACCTCGACCAGGTATCCCTGGACGTCGACAGCGACGCTGTAGTGCCACCTCGAACCCGGCTGGTAGAGCAGCGGGATCTTCGAGAGTTCGTCGACCATCTCCTTGAGCGTCTGGTCCGGGTCGACGATGACGCCCGCCTCCCTGTACATCGCGTCAACCTGGGTGTCCGAGAAGATGCCGTAGCTGAGCCCCGCCGTGTGGCTCATCAGCTCGCGGATGGTCATCGGGTGGTCGGCCGGCTCAGTGATCGGCTGGCCGTTCGGCCCGTCCTCCTTGGCGACGACGAGTCCCTCAAACTCGGGGATGTAACGGTGGACCGGGTCGGAGAGCCGGAACTTGCCTTCCTCGTAGAGGATCATCAGCGCCACGCCGGTGATCGGCTTGGTCATCGAGTAGATGCGGAAGATCACGTCCTCGCTCATTTCGGACCCCGCCTCGAGGTCGCGGTGGCCGAAGGTGCCGAAGTGGGCGATCTTGCCCTGGCGGGAGATCATCGTCGTGATGCCGGCGAGGAGACCGTCGTCGACCAGGCCCTGCATCGCGTCGTCGAGCCGTGCGAGCCGGTCGCTCGACATGCCGACTTCTTCGGGCGCTACGCGCGCCAGATCGCGGGGTCCCTGGGTCGGGACGTCGGCCCGCGTCTGGTCGCAGGCGACGAGACCGAGGCTCAGGAAGGCGACGGCGAGGAGCGCGGTCACCAGGCGGGAAACTTGGGCGGAACGAGTCATGGAACTCTCCCTTGACGGAGGGTGAACTGGGAGTTTGAGAAACGGCAAGACTAGCAGTCTCGAGGGGTTCCGGGGCCTTGCTCCTCAGCGTCAAGGAGGCCGCGCGTTGACGGTTGGTCGCTGCTACGATCGGTGACTTCCCGATGGAGAAAACGATCGACAGGCCGAAGCTCGCGCGGGACATCATGGTGACCAGGCTGGTCACGGTGCATCCACGCACTCATGTGTTCGACGGCATCGCGGCGTTGCTCCGCCACCGGATCACCGGCGCGCCGGTGATCGGCGAACGCCATCGCTATCTCGGCATGCTGTCGGAGAAGAGCTGCCTGACGGTTCTGACCGTGACGGCGCGCGCGGCGGACGAGCGCGGGCTGGCAGCGAGCCGACGTTCGCAGTCTCAGGACTTCATGGCGAAGCGCCTGGTCACGCTCCGGGCCGGCATACCGGCGCTCGACGCGATCGCCCTCCTGCTGAAGAACCGGATCTCGGGCGCGCCGGTGGTGGACCCGTCCTCCGGCCGTTTCCTGGGCGTCTTCTCCGAGAAGTTCTCGATGGACGTGCTGCTCGGCCTCGCCTACGACCAGTTGCCCGCGGCGCCCGTGGATGCGTTCATGAACACGGACTTCGGACGGGTGATCGACGGCAGCGAGCCGTTACTCGAGATCGCGCAGCGTTTTCTCGATACGCCTTACCGGCGCCTGCCGGTGGTCCGGGACGAGACGCTCGTCGGGCAGGTGAGCCGCCGGGACGTTCTGAACGCCTCGCACCATCTGACCGCGGCGATCGACGGCCGACGGTCCATCCTGCGCGAGCGCAGCAGTGAACTCGGCCTGGAGGATCTGGCGGCGCCGGAGGAAGAAGCGGACCCGGCCGAGTTCGAACTCGACTCCACGGATGCGTCGGCCTTCATGGACCGCAAGGCGCGCACGATCTCCGAGGACACCGACCTCCTGAGCATCGCGCGCATCTTCAAGAGCACGCCGTACCGCCGCCTGCCGGTGCTGCGGGGCCGCCGGCTCGTTGGCCAGATCAGTCGCCGTGACGTGCTTGCCGCCACCCACGGCCTGCTGGTGCGCGCGCCGCAGCCCGGCCAGGCGTTGCTCTACCTGAGCGCTGTCGTCGACTCCGGTGAGCGGCCGTCCCTGTCCTGAACACGAGCCCCTGAGCAGGCACCACCCGTGAAGCGAGCCGACCGCCGTACCCTGCCCGAAGGAGGAGACATGTCCCATCCGCCCATCGAACCGTCGGGGCAGGCGCGCCGGGGTCTGTTCGCACTGCTTGGCCTTGCGGCCCTTGTGCTGCTGGCCGCGGGGCCGGCCGTAGCCGCGGCGGACGACGACGAGCCGAAGCTGGTGGAGCCGGCGCCATCGCGACCGGACGGCGAGGGCGAAGGGCCATTCGACCGTCTGATCCTGCGCGGCGTGATGGTAGTCGACGGCACCGGCGCACCGCCCATGGGACCGGTGGACATCGTCATCGAGGGGAACCGGATCGAACAGATCCAGAGTCTCGGCATGGCCAACACCGAGATCGACGAGAGCAGGCGCCCCAAGGACGCCGACTACGAGCTCGATCTCTCCGGTTCCTGGGTGCTGCCGGGACTCATCGACCTCCACGTCCACACCGGCGGCGTGCCGAAGGCGCCGCGTGCCGAGTACGTGTACAAGCTGTGGCTGGCGCACGGCATCACGACGGCGCGCGGCGTGCCTACCGGGCCGCTGGAGTGGGACCTGAGCGAGAAGGAGCGGAGCCGCAGGAACGAGATCACCGCGCCGCGGTTCGTCTCGTATCAGCGTCCGGGTAGCGGCAAGGAGTGGAAGGACCGGGACATTCGCACTCCCACGGACGCCCGCGAGTGGGTGCGATACGCCCACGAGAAGGGCGTTGACGGTCTGAAGCTCGGTGCCTTCCCGCCGAAGATCATGGCGGCGCTGCTCGACGAGGCCGGCAGCCTGGGAATGGGGTCGACCGCTCATCTCGACCAGATGGGGGTCGGCAACATGAACGCGATCGACTCCGCGCGGCTGGGACTGGTCGGGATGACCCACTTCTACGGCCTGTTCGAGTCGATGTACGAGGGTGCCGACGTGCAGCCCTGGCCGGCCGAGATGAACTACATGGACGAGCAGTTCCGCTTCGGCCAGGTGGCGCGGCAGTGGAGGCTGGTCGAGCCCGGAGGCGAGCGCTGGAACGCCCTGCTGGAGGAGTTCCTGGATCTCGACTTCTTCATCAACCCGACGATGACGATCTACTCCGCCAGTCGCGACGTGATGCGGGCGCGAAACGCCGACTGGCACGCGGACTACACGCTGCCCAGCCTGGCCGAGTTCTACGCTCCCAGCCGCCTGGACCACGGCTCCTACTGGTTCTACTGGACGACGGCGGACGAGGTGGCCTGGAAGAACTTCTACCGCGTCTGGATGCGGTTCCTGAACGAGTACAAGAACCGCGGCGGCCGGGTCACCGTCGGTTCGGATTCGGGGTTCATCTACCAGACCTACGGTTTCGGCACGATCCTCGAACTCGAGATGCTGCAGGAGGCAGGCTTCCATCCGCTCGAGGTGATCCGCTCGGCGACGATGCACGGCGCCGAGGAACTGGTGAAGGCGAGCGGCGAAGACATCGAGTTCGGGATCGTGCGGGAGGGGATGCTCGCCGATCTCCTCGTCGTGGACGAGAACCCGATCGCCAACCTGAAGGTGCTCTACGGTACCGGTGCCGTCCGGCTGAACGACGACACCGGCCGCCCCGAGCGGGTCGGCGGCGTGCGCTACACGATCAAGGACGGCATCGTCTATGACGCGAAGAAGCTGCTCGCGGACGTGGCGGATATGGTTGCCGCCGCCAGGATGCAGTCCGGGAGCCCGCTGCAGGAGACGACGGGAGGAGCCCGGCCCTAGCGACCGAGCGCAGACGCCGCCGCCCGAACAGACAGAGAACAGGGAGAACCCAGTGAAACAGACACTCGTCAAGCAAGCAGTCGTCGTCCTGATCGTCGCCGCCCTTCTCGCCTCGCCGCTGTCGGCGGGTTCCGAGACGAAGGTCCACGCCGACGTCGTATACGGCCACAAGATGGGCATGGCGCTCACGTTCGATGTGCTCGTGCCGGCCGAGCAGAACGGCGCGGCCGTCCTCTTCATGGTCAGCGGCGGCTGGTTCTCCCGCTGGTCCGACCCGCACCGGATTGCGTCCGGCGAAGGCCGGCAGTTCGGCGCGGTCGGCGATCTCCTGGACCACGGTTACGCGGTGTTCATGGTCCGCCACGGCTCGGCGCCGCTGTTCAAGGTGCCCGAGGCCGTCGCGGACGTGCGCCGCGCGGTGCGCTACATCCGCCTGAACGCGGGTGACTACGGCGTGGACGCGGACCGGATGGGCGTCTTCGGCGGCAGCGCCGGCGGTCACCTGTCGCTCATGCTCGGCAACGCCTCGGACGAAGGAAACTCCGAGAGCAACGACCCGATCGAGCAGACCGGCAACCGGGTGGCGGCCGTCGTCGCCTACTTCCCGCCGGTCGACCTGCAGGGGATCGCCGGGCCGAACGAGCGCTTCCCGGCCCTCGACTTCGATCCCGCGAAGGCCGCCGACATCTCGCCGGTCCTGTTCGTCAGCGAGGACGATCCGCCGACCCTGCTGATCCACGGCGACCGGGACGAACTCGTGCCGCTCTCCAACAGCGCACGGATCAAGGCCGCCTTCGATGAGGCGAACGTCACCTCGAAGCTGATCGTGATCGAGGGCGCCGCCCACGGTTTCCGCGGCGAAGACGGCGAGCGCGCGTCGAGCGCGCTCGTCGCCTGGTTCAACGAGCACCTGGGGGTTTCGGCCGACTGACCTAGGTCAGGACGTCCAGTTCCCCTTCGCCGTACCGGGCGCGCAGGACCTTCTTGTCGAACTTGCCGACGCTGGTCTTGGGGACCTCGTCGATGAAGGTCCAGCGCTCGGGCAACCACCAGCGGGCGACGCGGTCGGCCAGGTAGTTCCGGAGTTCGCCGGGGTCGGCGTCGGCGCCGTCGTTGAGCACGACGCAGGCGAGGGGCCGCTCGTCCCAGCGGTCGTCCGGCACGCCGACCACGGCGGCCTCGGCGACGGCCGGGTGTCCCATCAGCTCGTTCTCGAGATCGACCGAGGAGATCCACTCGCCGCCCGACTTGATGACGTCCTTGGCGCGGTCGGTGATCTGCAGGAAGCCCTTCGGGTCGATCGAGGCGACGTCGCCGGTCCTGAGCCAGCCGTCGTGGAACTTCTCGGGGTCGTCGTCGAGGTAGTACGAGCCGGTAATCCACGGCCCGCGGATCTCGATCTCGCCGACCGCTTCGCCGTCCCAGGGCATCTCTTCGCCGTCGTCGTTGCAGATACGGATCTCCACGCCGGAGATGATGCGGCCGGTCTTGACCCGCCAGTCGACCTCTTCCTCGCGCGGGGTGCCGCGTGGAGGAATGGCCATGGCCGCGAGCGGTGAGGTCTCGGTCATGCCCCAGCCCTGGATGATGTCGACGCCGAAGCGGTCGCGGAAGCCCTCGATGAGCGAGCGGGGCACGGCCGAGCCGCCGCAGAGGACGGCGCGGAAGGAGGAGAAGTCGACCTCGTGTTGCTCCGAGTAGCGGAGGACTTCGTTCCAGATCGTCGGCACCGCGCCGGAAAGGGTCGGCCGGTGCTCGGCGATGATCCGGCACAGGGGCTCCGCTTGCAGGAAACGGTCGGGCATGACGAAGTCGGCGCCGGTGAACCAGCCGACGTGGGGCAGGCCCCAGGCGTTGGCGTGGAACATCGGCACGATGGCCAGGATGCTGTCCGCCTGGCTGATGCCGAGCGCGCCGCCGGAGGCGACGCCGAGTGCGTGAAGGAAGGACGAACGGTGGCTGTAGGCGACTCCCTTTGGGTTGCCGGTCGTGCCGCTCGTGTAGCACATGGCGCAGGCGGCCCGCTCGTCGATCTCCGGCCAGTCGAACTCCGTGGGCTGGCCCTCGATCAGTTCGTGGTAGCGGTGGATCGAGGCGCCGCCTGCCCTGAGCGGCGAGGCGTCGCCGTCGCCGACGACGATGAAGTGCTCGACCGTTTCGAGGTCGGCCGCGACCTGGCCGATGAGCGGCACCAGCGAGTCGTCGACGATCACCACGCGGTCCTCGGCGTGGTTCGTGACGTAGGTCAACTGTTCCGGGAACAGGCGGATGTTCAGGGTGTGAAGCACGGCGCCCATGCAGGGGATCGCGAAGTAGGCCTCCAGGTGTTCCTGGTTGTTCCAGGCGAAGGTGCCGACCCGGTCTCCCGGCTCGATGCCGAGGCCCTTGAGCGCGTGGGCGAGTTGGGCGCTGCGCTCCGCGACTTCGGCGTAGGTGCCGATGCGTGCGCCGTCCGCCTGGCAGGTGATGATTCGGCTGTTTCGGTGCACGCGGCGTCCGTGATCGAAGATCATCCGGATCGTCAGCGGGAAGTCCATCATCGTGCTGAGTGTCATCGCGTCGCTCCAGGGTCTGGGGAAGGGTGCGGTGTCGACGGAGCGGTACCTTAGCGAGTTCTGGCGGGCGTACCGGGTCTTTCTGCGTAGACTCCGCCGGTGGATCCCGTTCGGCTGGAACTGTTCTCGAACCGGTTCGCCGCCATCGCGTCCGAGATGGGCGTGATGCTGCAGCGGACGGCGATGTCGGTAAACGTCAAGGAGCGTCTCGACTTCTCGTGCGGGATGCTCGACGCGGAAGGGCGGGTGCTGGTCAACGCGCCCCACATTCCGGTCCACCTCGGCGCGCTCGGCGAATGCGTGCGACGGGTAGCAGCGGAACTCGAGCTCGGCGCCGGCGACGTCGCGGTGACGAACCACCCGGGCTACGGTGGATCCCACCTGCCCGACATCACGGTCATTTCTCCCGTCTTCGTGGACGGCAGGTTGCTCGGCTACGTTGCCAACCGGGCACACCACGCCGAGCTGGGCGGCATCCGGCCGGGCTCGATGCCGCCCGAGGCCCGCAGCCTGGCGGAAGAGGGCGTGGTCATCGCGCCTCAGTACCTTGTACGGGCGGGGGAGCCGCAGTGGGAGCGGATCGAGGCCTTGCTGGCCGGCGGCCCGGCCCCCTCCCGCTCGGTGGCGGAGAACCTGGCCGACCTGGGCGCGGCGGTGGCCGCCAACCGTCGCGGCGTGGCGGCCTTGCGCGAACTCGCCGCGGGCGCCGGCGAGGAGGAGGTGCGCCGCTACATGTCGGCGCTCTTCTCGCGCGCCGCCGACCGGATGCGGTCGGCGCTGGAGGACCACGTTCGGAGCACGGGCCGCCAGTCGTTTCACGCCCGGGAACGGCTTGACGACGGTTCGCCGATCGAAGTCGCGGTGACAGTGGATCGCGGTTCGGCGCGGATCGACTTCACGGAGAGTGCACCTGTCCACGTCGGCAACCTGAACGCGACGCCGGCGATCGTGCGGAGCGCGACGATCTACGTGCTGCGGTTGCTGATCGGGGTGCCGCTCCAACTCAACGAGGGGCTGCTCGAACCGGTCGAGATCGAGATCCCGCGCGGCATGCTGAACCCGGAGTTCCCGGCTGACCCGAGGCGCTGCCCGGCGGTCGTCGGCGGCAACGTGGAGACGAGCCAGCGGGTCGTCGACACGCTGATCAAGGCGCTTGGACTCTGCGCCTGCGGGCAGGGCACGATGAACAACACCCTGTTCGGCGACGCCACCTTCGGCTACTACGAAACGGTCGGCGGCGGGGCCGGGGCCGGGCCGGGGTTCCGGGGGGCGAGCGGCGTCCACACTCACATGACGAACACCCGCATCACCGACCCCGAAGTGCTTGAGCATCGGTATCCGGTCCGCCTCGAGAGGTTCGGCCTGCGTCACGGCTCAGGTGGAGCGGGCCGGTTTCAGGGCGGCGACGGCCTGCGCCGTGAGTTGCGGTTCCTCACCCCCCAGAAGGTATCCGTGCTCGGCCAGCACCGGGTGGAGCGTCCCTACGGCGTCGACGGCGGGGAGAGCGGCAGTACCGGCCGCGCTCGTATCCTGCGTTCCGCGGGGGGCGTCCAGGAACTCGCCTCGGTCGACCAGGCCGACGTGATGCCCGGGGATCTCCTGGTGCTGGAGACGCCGGGCGGCGGCGGTTGGGGCGCCAGGCGCCCCTGATTCGACGTGGCCGGACGCGACGTGGACGGATAGAATGCGCGCCCGCCCGGGAAGTCGGGGCGAACCTTGCCAGCCAGCACCCAACAGGAGCCGAGTCGATGAGCCAGCAACAGGTTCAGGTCAGTGAAGAGAAGGCGCGCGCGGTCGCCGAGGAATCCCGCCAGAAGGAGTGGAAGAACCCTTCCTTCATGAAGGAGCTCTTCCTGGGCAACTTCCGCTTCGACCTGATCAGCCCGTATCCCTCCCGCGACGAGTGGCGGCCGGAGTTCGAGTCGTTCTACTCGGCCCTCACGGACTTTCTGCGTGACGAGGTCGATCCGGTCGAGATCGACGTGTCTGAGGACTACCCCGACCACGTGATCGACGGTCTCGCCCGGCTCGGCGCCTTCGGCATGAAGATTCCGACGGAGTACGGCGGTCTCGGCTTCGACCAGGTCGAGTACGCCCAGGTGATGGAGCTGATCGGTTCGTTCGACGGCAACCTGACCGCGTTGCTCTCGGCTCACCAGTCGATCGGCGTGCCGCAGCCGGTCAACCTGTTCGGTACCGAGGAGCTGAAACGGAAGTACCTGCCGCGCTGCGCTTCGGGCGAGATCTCCGCTTTCGCCCTGACCGAGCCGGAGGTCGGCTCCGATCCGGCCAGGCTGTCGACATCGGCCGTCCTCGACGGCGATTTCTACGTGCTCAACGGCACGAAGCTCTGGTGCACGAACGGCACCAAGGCGAAGCTGCTGGTCGTCATGGCGATGGACCCGGTGACCGAGAAGATCAGTTCGTTCGTCGTCGAGACGGAGTGGGAGGGCGTCGAGGTCGAGCGCCGTTGCCACTTCATGGGGCTCAACGCCCTGGCCAACGGCGTCATCACCTTCGACAACGTGAAGGTGCCGAAGGAGAACCTGATCGGCAAGGAAGGCAGAGGGCTCAAGATCGCTCTCACGACGCTGAACGACGGCCGGCTGTCGATTCCGAACAGTTCGGTCGGTGCCGCCAAGTACTGCCTCAAGGCGGTGCGCGAGTTCGGCAGCAGCCGGATCCAGTGGGGCGTGCCGATCGGCAAGCACGAGGCGATCGCCCAGAAGATTTCGGACATCGCGGCCTACGGCTTCGCGATGGAGGCGATCGTCAAGCTGGCCAGCCACATGTCGAACGACAAGCGGCTCGACCTGCGCCTGGAGAGTGCCGCCTGCAAGGAGTGGAACACCTGGCGCGGCTGGCAGATCATCGACGAGACGATGCAGGTCCGGGGCGGCCGCGGCTACGAGACGGAATCGTCCCTGCGCGACCGCGGCGAAGACCCGGTCGGCATCGAGCGGATGATGCGGGACTTCCGGATCAACCGCATCTTCGAGGGTTCCAGCGAGATCATGCACCTGATTATGGCCCGCGAAGCGGTGGACAAGCACCTGCAGGTGGCGGGCACGCTGATCGACCGGCGAGCCGGCACGGGCGCCAAGCTCCTGGCCTTGCCGAAGATTGGCCTGTTCTACGCCTGGTGGTATCCGACCCGCTGGCTGGCCTGGAGCCGCTGGCCCCGCTACGCTGGCTACGGAAAGTACGGCAAGCACCTCCGCTTCATCGACCGGGCGGCGCGCAAGCTCGCGCGTGAGAGCTTCCACGGGATGCTGGTCTACCGGGAGAAGATGGAGCGTCGGCAAATGTTCCTGTTCCGGCTCGTCGATGTCGTCAACGAACTGTTCGCGATGGCCGCCTCGGTCTCGCGTGCCCATTCCGAGGAGCATGCCGGCACCGTCGATGCCGCTCACTCCGCGGCGCTCTGCGACCTCTTCTGCCGCATGTCGCGGCGACGGGTCAATCAGCTCTTCCGCGAGCTGTGGCACAACGAGGACGACCTGAAGTACCGCACCGCGCAGGACGTGATGGGAGGCCGGCACATCGGCCGCGAGAAGCTCCTGGACGACCTCGATCGTTCGGGCCGGGCACCGCGCCAGGCAGCGGCTGCCGCTTCCTAGGGAACCGTGGCGACCCCCGCGAGGAGGGTGGAGGCCGGCCCGCCGGCCGACGCGGCCGGACACCGTGTCGGTCTGGTGAGTCTCGGCTGCGCGAAGAACCACGTCGACAGCGAGGTGATGCTCGGCGTGCTCGACGGCCAGGGTTTCGAACTGGTCGCGGATCTGGACCGCGCCGACACGGTCATCGTGAATACCTGCGGCTTCATCGACGAGGCTCGGGAAGAGTCGATCGACGCCATCCTCGACGCCACCGCCCGCAAGGCGGATGCCGGCGAATCGGTGCGGCAGGTGCTGGTCGCGGGCTGCATGGCCAACCGCTATGGCCGGGAACTTGCGACGGAGATCCCGGAGATCGATGGTTTCGTCGATCTCGATTCGCTGCGGCAGGTCGGCGCGCTGGTGCAGCTCGGCGGCAGCCCGGCGGCCGAGCCGGCGGCATCCCACCTGGTGTTCGACCACCGCGACTCCCGGCTGTTGACCACCGGCGGCTATGCGTACCTGAAAGTCGCCGAGGGCTGCAACAACCCGTGCACCTTCTGCGCGATTCCCGTCTGGCGAGGCCGCCTGCGCAGCCGACCGGTCGAGAGTCTGATCCTCGAGGCGCGGGACCTGGTCGAGCGGGGCGCTCGCGAGCTCGTCCTGGTGGCTCAGGACACGACACGCTACGGCGAGGACCTGGGCTACGGCCGGAACGGTCTCCTGCGCCTGGTGGAGGCTCTGCTCGCGGAGACGGAAGCGGACTGGATCCGGTTCCTCTACGCCTATCCGACCACCCTGGACGAGTCCCTGCTGCAGCTCATGGCGAGCGAGCCACGGCTGGCGTCCTACCTCGACATGCCGCTGCAGCACAGCGACCGGGAGGTACTGCGGGCAATGCGCCGGGGTGGATCGGCCGACCGCTACCGGCGAATCTTCGAGCGAGCGCGTGAACTCGACCCGGAGATGAGCCTGCGGACGACCTTCATTGTCGGTTTTCCCGGCGAGGACGAAGCCGCTTTCGAACGCCTGCTCGAGTTCGTCTCCGAGGTTCGCTTCGACCACCTGGGCGCGTTTGTCTACAGTCCCGAAAGCGACACGCCGTCGGCGTCACTGCCGGGGCAGGTGCCGCGCCGGATCGCGGAGGAACGCAGGGGGCGCCTCCTCGAGTTACAGCGGCAGATCGCGCTGGAACGGCGCGGGCGTCTGGTCGGCAGGACGCTGCCGATGCTGATCGAGGGGCCGTGCGAAGAAACCGAGCACCTGCTCCAGGCGCGGCACCAGGGTTTGGCGCCGGAGGTCGACGGTCGCGTCCTGGTCAACGACGCGGCTGGAGAGGGTCCGCTGCCTCTCGCGCTCCTGGCCGGCCGGATCGTCGATGTGGAGATCACTGACGCCTTCGCCGACGACTCCGTCGGTCGCATCGTGGGCTTCGACGCGGCCGCTTCAACGGCCGGGTCAGCGACTGCCGAGGCAGGCTCCTGATGCAGGCCATCCGCGACGCCATCGCTTCGACCGAACTGCCGCGCGGGGTCATCGCGACGATCGGCAACTACGACGGCATCCACATCGGGCAGCAGAGCGTGCTCGAGATGGTCACGGGCCGGGCGCGCGAACTCGGGGCGCCCTCGGCGGTCATCACGTTCGATCCCCATCCGCTGAGCGTCGTCCGTCCGGACGACGCGCCGCCCCGGCTCGTGACGCAGGCACAGAAAGAGGAACTGCTGCGGGAAGCTGGCCTGGACTACGTGCTGACGATCAGCTTCACTCACGAGTTCTCGAACACCCGGGCACGGACGTTCGTCCGGGATTTCCTGCACGGAAGGCTGTCGGTCGCCGAGCTCTACGTCGGCTCCCACTTCACGTTCGGACGCAGGCGGGAAGGCGATACCACGCTGCTCAAGGAGATGGGCGCGTCCCTGGGCTTCGCGGCGGTGGAGATCGACGAGGTTCGAACCGACGGTGAGCGGGTTTCCAGCAGCCGCATTCGGAGTCTCGTCCTGGACGGCCGGATCGAGGAGGCGAACATCCTGCTCGGCCGCCCGTACGCGATGATGGGCACGATCGCCCAGGGCGACCGCATGGGTCAGCGGCTCGGCTGGCCGACGATCAACCTGGCGCCGAAGAACGAGCTCTACCCCAACAACGGCGTCTATGTGACCAAGGTCTACTTTCCCAGCTTCGAGGCGACCTTCCGGTCGGTCACGAACATCGGCACGCGGCCCACCGTTTACGAGAACTACAGGCGGGTGATCGAGAGCCACATTCTTGACTTCTCGAGCGACGTGTACGGCGAGCGGGTGCACCTTTCGTTTTGCCGCCACCTTCGGGAGGAGAAGCTCTTTTCGTCGATGATGGACCTTTCCGC
Protein-coding regions in this window:
- a CDS encoding hydantoinase B/oxoprolinase family protein, translated to MDPVRLELFSNRFAAIASEMGVMLQRTAMSVNVKERLDFSCGMLDAEGRVLVNAPHIPVHLGALGECVRRVAAELELGAGDVAVTNHPGYGGSHLPDITVISPVFVDGRLLGYVANRAHHAELGGIRPGSMPPEARSLAEEGVVIAPQYLVRAGEPQWERIEALLAGGPAPSRSVAENLADLGAAVAANRRGVAALRELAAGAGEEEVRRYMSALFSRAADRMRSALEDHVRSTGRQSFHARERLDDGSPIEVAVTVDRGSARIDFTESAPVHVGNLNATPAIVRSATIYVLRLLIGVPLQLNEGLLEPVEIEIPRGMLNPEFPADPRRCPAVVGGNVETSQRVVDTLIKALGLCACGQGTMNNTLFGDATFGYYETVGGGAGAGPGFRGASGVHTHMTNTRITDPEVLEHRYPVRLERFGLRHGSGGAGRFQGGDGLRRELRFLTPQKVSVLGQHRVERPYGVDGGESGSTGRARILRSAGGVQELASVDQADVMPGDLLVLETPGGGGWGARRP
- a CDS encoding long-chain fatty acid--CoA ligase, with the protein product MTLSTMMDFPLTIRMIFDHGRRVHRNSRIITCQADGARIGTYAEVAERSAQLAHALKGLGIEPGDRVGTFAWNNQEHLEAYFAIPCMGAVLHTLNIRLFPEQLTYVTNHAEDRVVIVDDSLVPLIGQVAADLETVEHFIVVGDGDASPLRAGGASIHRYHELIEGQPTEFDWPEIDERAACAMCYTSGTTGNPKGVAYSHRSSFLHALGVASGGALGISQADSILAIVPMFHANAWGLPHVGWFTGADFVMPDRFLQAEPLCRIIAEHRPTLSGAVPTIWNEVLRYSEQHEVDFSSFRAVLCGGSAVPRSLIEGFRDRFGVDIIQGWGMTETSPLAAMAIPPRGTPREEEVDWRVKTGRIISGVEIRICNDDGEEMPWDGEAVGEIEIRGPWITGSYYLDDDPEKFHDGWLRTGDVASIDPKGFLQITDRAKDVIKSGGEWISSVDLENELMGHPAVAEAAVVGVPDDRWDERPLACVVLNDGADADPGELRNYLADRVARWWLPERWTFIDEVPKTSVGKFDKKVLRARYGEGELDVLT
- a CDS encoding alpha/beta hydrolase, which gives rise to MKQTLVKQAVVVLIVAALLASPLSAGSETKVHADVVYGHKMGMALTFDVLVPAEQNGAAVLFMVSGGWFSRWSDPHRIASGEGRQFGAVGDLLDHGYAVFMVRHGSAPLFKVPEAVADVRRAVRYIRLNAGDYGVDADRMGVFGGSAGGHLSLMLGNASDEGNSESNDPIEQTGNRVAAVVAYFPPVDLQGIAGPNERFPALDFDPAKAADISPVLFVSEDDPPTLLIHGDRDELVPLSNSARIKAAFDEANVTSKLIVIEGAAHGFRGEDGERASSALVAWFNEHLGVSAD
- a CDS encoding serine hydrolase, with amino-acid sequence MTRSAQVSRLVTALLAVAFLSLGLVACDQTRADVPTQGPRDLARVAPEEVGMSSDRLARLDDAMQGLVDDGLLAGITTMISRQGKIAHFGTFGHRDLEAGSEMSEDVIFRIYSMTKPITGVALMILYEEGKFRLSDPVHRYIPEFEGLVVAKEDGPNGQPITEPADHPMTIRELMSHTAGLSYGIFSDTQVDAMYREAGVIVDPDQTLKEMVDELSKIPLLYQPGSRWHYSVAVDVQGYLVEVLSGQPFDEFLNERLFVPLGMNDTAFHVAADKADRFAQVYTHDEDGKLLAQEGFGGRRSYFDPPAHLSGGGGLVSTTMDYMRFSQMLLNGGELDGVRILAPSTVRLMHLNHLPRDVKEMSPGAGFGLDFGVVLDPVAHDGISKGEYWWGGAAGTWFWIDPKEDLVFVGMIQSFSPRRPDVRSLSRRLTYQAILD
- a CDS encoding CBS domain-containing protein, which gives rise to MEKTIDRPKLARDIMVTRLVTVHPRTHVFDGIAALLRHRITGAPVIGERHRYLGMLSEKSCLTVLTVTARAADERGLAASRRSQSQDFMAKRLVTLRAGIPALDAIALLLKNRISGAPVVDPSSGRFLGVFSEKFSMDVLLGLAYDQLPAAPVDAFMNTDFGRVIDGSEPLLEIAQRFLDTPYRRLPVVRDETLVGQVSRRDVLNASHHLTAAIDGRRSILRERSSELGLEDLAAPEEEADPAEFELDSTDASAFMDRKARTISEDTDLLSIARIFKSTPYRRLPVLRGRRLVGQISRRDVLAATHGLLVRAPQPGQALLYLSAVVDSGERPSLS
- a CDS encoding amidohydrolase, yielding MKRADRRTLPEGGDMSHPPIEPSGQARRGLFALLGLAALVLLAAGPAVAAADDDEPKLVEPAPSRPDGEGEGPFDRLILRGVMVVDGTGAPPMGPVDIVIEGNRIEQIQSLGMANTEIDESRRPKDADYELDLSGSWVLPGLIDLHVHTGGVPKAPRAEYVYKLWLAHGITTARGVPTGPLEWDLSEKERSRRNEITAPRFVSYQRPGSGKEWKDRDIRTPTDAREWVRYAHEKGVDGLKLGAFPPKIMAALLDEAGSLGMGSTAHLDQMGVGNMNAIDSARLGLVGMTHFYGLFESMYEGADVQPWPAEMNYMDEQFRFGQVARQWRLVEPGGERWNALLEEFLDLDFFINPTMTIYSASRDVMRARNADWHADYTLPSLAEFYAPSRLDHGSYWFYWTTADEVAWKNFYRVWMRFLNEYKNRGGRVTVGSDSGFIYQTYGFGTILELEMLQEAGFHPLEVIRSATMHGAEELVKASGEDIEFGIVREGMLADLLVVDENPIANLKVLYGTGAVRLNDDTGRPERVGGVRYTIKDGIVYDAKKLLADVADMVAAARMQSGSPLQETTGGARP